In the genome of Oncorhynchus clarkii lewisi isolate Uvic-CL-2024 chromosome 4, UVic_Ocla_1.0, whole genome shotgun sequence, one region contains:
- the LOC139407184 gene encoding RAC-alpha serine/threonine-protein kinase isoform X2 — MGEVVIVKEGWLHKRGEYIKTWRPRYFLLKRDGTFIGYKERPQDVDQLETPLNNFSVAQCQLMKTERPKPNTFIIRCLQWTTVIERTFHVESPEDREQWTKAIQEVADGLQKQEEERMDSSPDPMDMEMYLTKPKLKVTMHDFEYLKLLGKGTFGKVILVKEKATGKYYAMKILKKEVIVAKDEVAHTLTENRVLQNSKHPFLTGLKYSFQTHDRLCFVMEYANGGELFFHLSRDRVFSEERARFYGAEIVSALDYLHLEKNVVYRDLKLENLMLDKDGHIKITDFGLCKEGIKDGATMKTFCGTPEYLAPEVLEDNDYGRAVDWWGLGVVMYEMMCGRLPFYNQDHEKLFELILMEEIRFPRTLGPEGKSLLSGLLKKDPKQRLGGGPDDAKEIMQHKFFAGIEWQDVYEKKLVPPFKPQVTSETDTRYFDVEFTGQTITITPPGQDDSMESFDSDRRPHFPQFSYSASGTA; from the exons GAGAGTACATAAAGACCTGGAGGCCCAGGTATTTCTTGCTGAAGAGAGACGGTACGTTCATCGGGTACAAGGAGCGACCGCAAGACGTCGACCAACTGGAGACGCCACTCAATAACTTCTCAGTAGCAC AATGTCAGCTGATGAAGACTGAGCGACCCAAGCCCAACACATTCATCATCCGCTGCCTACAGTGGACCACTGTCATAGAACGCACCTTCCATGTGGAGAGCCCAGAGGATAG GGAGCAGTGGACAAAGGCCATCCAGGAGGTGGCTGATGGGCTgcagaaacaggaggaggagaggatggactcCTCACCAGACCCCATGGACATGGAGATGTACCTCACCAAGCCCAAACTCAAAGTG ACTATGCACGACTTTGAATACCTCAAACTCTTGGGAAAAGGCACTTTTGGGAAGGTTATCCTGGTGAAGGAAAAAGCAACCGGAAAATACTACGCTATGAAAATCCTCAAGAAAGAAGTGATTGTGGCAAAA GATGAAGTAGCACACACTCTCACTGAAAACAGAGTACTGCAGAACTCCAAACACCCCTTCTTAACG GGTCTGAAGTACTCCTTCCAGACGCACGACCGCTTGTGTTTCGTCATGGAGTACGCCAATGGAGGAGAG CTGTTCTTCCACCTATCACGAGACCGTGTGTTCTCTGAGGAGAGGGCCCGGTTCTACGGAGCGGAGATCGTGTCGGCGCTGGACTACCTCCACTTGGAGAAGAACGTGGTTTACAGGGACCTGAAG ctggaaaaCCTGATGCTGGACAAAGACGGCCACATAAAGATCACAGACTTTGGCCTGTGTAAGGAGGGCATCAAGGACGGGGCCACCATGAAGACCTTCTGTGGGACACCAGAGTATCTGGCCCCTGAG GTGCTGGAGGACAATGACTACGGCCGTGCTGTGGACTGGTGGGGTCTAGGTGTGGTCATGTATGAGATGATGTGCGGTCGGCTGCCCTTCTACAACCAGGACCATGAGAAGCTGTTTGAGCTGATCCTGATGGAGGAGATCCGCTTTCCTAGAACCCTGGGCCCCGAGGGAAAGTCCCTGCTCTCTGGCCTGCTCAAGAAGGACCCCAAGCAgag GTTAGGTGGAGGGCCTGATGACGCCAAGGAGATAATGCAGCACAAGTTCTTTGCTGGGATCGAGTGGCAAGATGTGTACGAGAAGAAG CTGGTCCCGCCATTCAAGCCCCAGGTCACCTCGGAAACAGACACCCGCTATTTTGACGTGGAGTTCACCGGGCAGACCATCACCATCACTCCTCCAGGACAAG ATGACAGCATGGAGTCTTTCGACAGTGACAGGAGACCCCACTTCCCTCAGTTTTCCTACTCTGCCAGTGGGACAGCCTGA
- the LOC139407184 gene encoding RAC-alpha serine/threonine-protein kinase isoform X1: MGEVVIVKEGWLHKRGEYIKTWRPRYFLLKRDGTFIGYKERPQDVDQLETPLNNFSVAPECQLMKTERPKPNTFIIRCLQWTTVIERTFHVESPEDREQWTKAIQEVADGLQKQEEERMDSSPDPMDMEMYLTKPKLKVTMHDFEYLKLLGKGTFGKVILVKEKATGKYYAMKILKKEVIVAKDEVAHTLTENRVLQNSKHPFLTGLKYSFQTHDRLCFVMEYANGGELFFHLSRDRVFSEERARFYGAEIVSALDYLHLEKNVVYRDLKLENLMLDKDGHIKITDFGLCKEGIKDGATMKTFCGTPEYLAPEVLEDNDYGRAVDWWGLGVVMYEMMCGRLPFYNQDHEKLFELILMEEIRFPRTLGPEGKSLLSGLLKKDPKQRLGGGPDDAKEIMQHKFFAGIEWQDVYEKKLVPPFKPQVTSETDTRYFDVEFTGQTITITPPGQDDSMESFDSDRRPHFPQFSYSASGTA; encoded by the exons GAGAGTACATAAAGACCTGGAGGCCCAGGTATTTCTTGCTGAAGAGAGACGGTACGTTCATCGGGTACAAGGAGCGACCGCAAGACGTCGACCAACTGGAGACGCCACTCAATAACTTCTCAGTAGCAC CAGAATGTCAGCTGATGAAGACTGAGCGACCCAAGCCCAACACATTCATCATCCGCTGCCTACAGTGGACCACTGTCATAGAACGCACCTTCCATGTGGAGAGCCCAGAGGATAG GGAGCAGTGGACAAAGGCCATCCAGGAGGTGGCTGATGGGCTgcagaaacaggaggaggagaggatggactcCTCACCAGACCCCATGGACATGGAGATGTACCTCACCAAGCCCAAACTCAAAGTG ACTATGCACGACTTTGAATACCTCAAACTCTTGGGAAAAGGCACTTTTGGGAAGGTTATCCTGGTGAAGGAAAAAGCAACCGGAAAATACTACGCTATGAAAATCCTCAAGAAAGAAGTGATTGTGGCAAAA GATGAAGTAGCACACACTCTCACTGAAAACAGAGTACTGCAGAACTCCAAACACCCCTTCTTAACG GGTCTGAAGTACTCCTTCCAGACGCACGACCGCTTGTGTTTCGTCATGGAGTACGCCAATGGAGGAGAG CTGTTCTTCCACCTATCACGAGACCGTGTGTTCTCTGAGGAGAGGGCCCGGTTCTACGGAGCGGAGATCGTGTCGGCGCTGGACTACCTCCACTTGGAGAAGAACGTGGTTTACAGGGACCTGAAG ctggaaaaCCTGATGCTGGACAAAGACGGCCACATAAAGATCACAGACTTTGGCCTGTGTAAGGAGGGCATCAAGGACGGGGCCACCATGAAGACCTTCTGTGGGACACCAGAGTATCTGGCCCCTGAG GTGCTGGAGGACAATGACTACGGCCGTGCTGTGGACTGGTGGGGTCTAGGTGTGGTCATGTATGAGATGATGTGCGGTCGGCTGCCCTTCTACAACCAGGACCATGAGAAGCTGTTTGAGCTGATCCTGATGGAGGAGATCCGCTTTCCTAGAACCCTGGGCCCCGAGGGAAAGTCCCTGCTCTCTGGCCTGCTCAAGAAGGACCCCAAGCAgag GTTAGGTGGAGGGCCTGATGACGCCAAGGAGATAATGCAGCACAAGTTCTTTGCTGGGATCGAGTGGCAAGATGTGTACGAGAAGAAG CTGGTCCCGCCATTCAAGCCCCAGGTCACCTCGGAAACAGACACCCGCTATTTTGACGTGGAGTTCACCGGGCAGACCATCACCATCACTCCTCCAGGACAAG ATGACAGCATGGAGTCTTTCGACAGTGACAGGAGACCCCACTTCCCTCAGTTTTCCTACTCTGCCAGTGGGACAGCCTGA
- the LOC139407184 gene encoding RAC-alpha serine/threonine-protein kinase isoform X3 — MGEVVIVKEGWLHKRGEYIKTWRPRYFLLKRDGTFIGYKERPQDVDQLETPLNNFSVAQCQLMKTERPKPNTFIIRCLQWTTVIERTFHVESPEDREQWTKAIQEVADGLQKQEEERMDSSPDPMDMEMYLTKPKLKVTMHDFEYLKLLGKGTFGKVILVKEKATGKYYAMKILKKEVIVAKDEVAHTLTENRVLQNSKHPFLTGLKYSFQTHDRLCFVMEYANGGELFFHLSRDRVFSEERARFYGAEIVSALDYLHLEKNVVYRDLKLENLMLDKDGHIKITDFGLCKEGIKDGATMKTFCGTPEYLAPEVLEDNDYGRAVDWWGLGVVMYEMMCGRLPFYNQDHEKLFELILMEEIRFPRTLGPEGKSLLSGLLKKDPKQR, encoded by the exons GAGAGTACATAAAGACCTGGAGGCCCAGGTATTTCTTGCTGAAGAGAGACGGTACGTTCATCGGGTACAAGGAGCGACCGCAAGACGTCGACCAACTGGAGACGCCACTCAATAACTTCTCAGTAGCAC AATGTCAGCTGATGAAGACTGAGCGACCCAAGCCCAACACATTCATCATCCGCTGCCTACAGTGGACCACTGTCATAGAACGCACCTTCCATGTGGAGAGCCCAGAGGATAG GGAGCAGTGGACAAAGGCCATCCAGGAGGTGGCTGATGGGCTgcagaaacaggaggaggagaggatggactcCTCACCAGACCCCATGGACATGGAGATGTACCTCACCAAGCCCAAACTCAAAGTG ACTATGCACGACTTTGAATACCTCAAACTCTTGGGAAAAGGCACTTTTGGGAAGGTTATCCTGGTGAAGGAAAAAGCAACCGGAAAATACTACGCTATGAAAATCCTCAAGAAAGAAGTGATTGTGGCAAAA GATGAAGTAGCACACACTCTCACTGAAAACAGAGTACTGCAGAACTCCAAACACCCCTTCTTAACG GGTCTGAAGTACTCCTTCCAGACGCACGACCGCTTGTGTTTCGTCATGGAGTACGCCAATGGAGGAGAG CTGTTCTTCCACCTATCACGAGACCGTGTGTTCTCTGAGGAGAGGGCCCGGTTCTACGGAGCGGAGATCGTGTCGGCGCTGGACTACCTCCACTTGGAGAAGAACGTGGTTTACAGGGACCTGAAG ctggaaaaCCTGATGCTGGACAAAGACGGCCACATAAAGATCACAGACTTTGGCCTGTGTAAGGAGGGCATCAAGGACGGGGCCACCATGAAGACCTTCTGTGGGACACCAGAGTATCTGGCCCCTGAG GTGCTGGAGGACAATGACTACGGCCGTGCTGTGGACTGGTGGGGTCTAGGTGTGGTCATGTATGAGATGATGTGCGGTCGGCTGCCCTTCTACAACCAGGACCATGAGAAGCTGTTTGAGCTGATCCTGATGGAGGAGATCCGCTTTCCTAGAACCCTGGGCCCCGAGGGAAAGTCCCTGCTCTCTGGCCTGCTCAAGAAGGACCCCAAGCAgaggtaa